In the genome of Nonomuraea sp. NBC_00507, the window CAACCCGGAACAACAACAAGCCCCAGCTCCCGGCAGGTGCCGTGAGCTGGGGCTTGGTTCCGTGGGGGGGGGGGGTTCCCGCCGCCCGAGTTGGCCCAGCGCTGGGACGGGTACGCCTGGCCGTCGGCCCGCGCCAACTCCCACGTGCCGGCCGCGCTGCCGCCCGGTTCGTCCCTCGGAGTGGACGAAGCGGATGTTTACCCTTCCTGGAGCGGCACGCGACAACCCGGTAAACATACCCGCGCTATACCGCCGCCTCCTATGGTCGGTTCCGCACAGGAGAAGTCAGCGGGAATGTGAATCGCTTGTCTGAGCATTTCCCGCCCACTCGGAATTCACCTGGAGGAATCTCATGTCGCGATCCGCAATATTACGCGGGTTCATCGCCACATTGTTCGCCGCCGCGTTCTGCGTCGTCGGCCTGGCGAGCCCGGCGCTGGCCGTACCGAACTTCCAGCTTCCCTTCCCATGCGGCCAGAAGTGGCAGCTGAACAGCTGGGCCCACGCGCCCGCCCTCGACATGGTCAAGGAGCCCGACCAGCACGGCACCGAAGGCGCCACCCTGCTAGCGGCCGCCGGCGGGACTGTGGACAGGTCCTTCTGGCATGACAACGGCGGCCACGTCGTGCAGATCGATCACGGCGGCGGCTACTTCACCACCTACATCCACCTCCAGTCCCGTGCCGTCTCGGCCGGGGACAAGGTGGAGCGGGGAACCGTGATCGGCAAGGTCGGCAGGACCGGGGCGGAGTCCAACGACCACCCCCACCTGCACTTCGAGCTCGCCTACGACGCCAACGGCGATGGGGACGCCTCGTGGGGGTTCGCCGGGTCCGAACGCATCAAGCCGATCTTCAACGGCGTCACCTACGGCCAGGCCAACGGCATGGAGTGGGACAACGTCGAGAGCCGCAACTGCGGCCCGGTGTCTCCCAAGGGCGACGCGTCCGTTTACGGCGTCCTGTCCAACGGTCTGTTGACGTACACGTCGATTGACGCGGCGACCGGTAAGCGGACGTCGGGTGCCGAGGTGTCGGCGGTGTCGCTGGGGTTCAAGCCGAAGGCGATAGCGACGCTGAATCACAACACGCTGCTGGTGACCGAGGACGGCACGGGCGGCCGCTTGTATCGGGTCGACGTCATCACGGTGAGGGATACGGTGATTTTCGAGAAGCCGGTGTTCTTGGGAACGGGGTGGACGCACGATCTGCTGGCGTATGACGGGTCGTCTTATCTGTTCGGTATCGCCGATGGTGCGTTGCGCCGGTACAAGCTGACGGCCGACAAGCCGGCGTTGGCGGATATCACGGGTAATACGCTGATCGGGAATGGGTTCACGCTGAAGACGCTGACCGCGACGGGTCCGAGCTGGATTCTGGGCACGACCTCGGCGGGTGCGCTGATCTCGTACAAGATCAATGGTGCGGAGTCGTGGCAGCGCTACCAGTTGCGTGACACGACCTGGCAGGTGTTCGACCAGTTGCTGTCGCCGGGCGGCGGTGTCTACTACGGCCACAGGAACGCCGAGGGGTCGGTGCACCGCTACTTCGATGAGAACCCGCACGACGGCCAGGGTGATGACCTGACCGGGCAGGGCGTGGTGGACGCCAACGGCTGGACGCAGGTGCTGCTGTCGGCCAACCCCGACACCGTGACCAGCTCGTGAAGGGCCTACCGGCACGCGCCGCCGTCACGGCCACGGCCCTGATCGCCCTGATCGGGTTATCCCACCCCGCGATGGCCGACCCGACGGACCCGCCGATGGAGGCGTCGGACATCACCGCCGCCTACGCCACGGTCGCCTGCGACCCCGGCGGCACCACCTCGACGGACGCGGCCCTGGCCACCCAGCTCAACAGCGCGCTCGACGACAAGATGCGCGGCTACATGACCGCCTACCGCGTCTCCTGCGCCCGCATGGTGATCAAGGCCGTGCACGACCGCGGGCTGCCGAAGCGGGCCGCCGCCATCGCGATCGCCACGACGATCGTGGAGTCCAGCATCCAGAACATCAGCGAGGAAGTCGACCACGACAGCCTGGGCCTGTTCCAGCAGCGAGCCTCCTGGGGCAGCAGGACCCAGCGCCTGAACCCGACGTGGGCCACCAACGCCTTCCTCGACAAGATGCTCCGCGTCTACCCGAACGACAGCTGGCAGACCGCGTCGATCGGCGAAGTCTGCCAAGCCGTCCAGGTCTCGGCCTACCCCGACCGGTACCAGGTCGAGGCCAGTGACGCACAGATCATCGTCAACGCCATCTGGCCCTACATCGACGGCCCCAACGGTGTGGCCTCGGTGTACGGGGTGCTGTCGAACGGTTTGTTGACGTACACGTCGATTGACGCGGCGACCGGTAAGCGGACGTCGGGTGCCGAGGTGTCGGCGGTGTCGCTGGGGTTCAAGCCGAAGGCGATAGCGACGCTGAATCACAACACGCTGCTGGTGACCGAGGACGGCACGGGCGGCCGCTTGTATCGGGTCGATATCGGCACGGTGCAGGGTACGGTGATTTTCGAGAAGCCGGTGTTCTTGGGAACGGGGTGGACGCACGATCTGCTGGCGTATGACGGGTCGTCTTATCTGTTCGGTATCGCCGATGGTGCGTTGCGCCGGTACAAGCTGACGGCCGACAAGCCGGCGTTGGCGGATATCACGGGTAATACGCTGATCGGGAATGGGTTCACGCTGAAGACGCTGACCGCGACGGGTCCGAGCTGGATTCTGGGCACGACCTCGGCGGGTGCGCTGATCTCGTACAAGATCAATGGTGCGGAGTCGTGGCAGCGCTACCAGTTGCGTGACACGACCTGGCAGGTGTTCGACCAGTTGCTGTCGCCGGGCGGCGGTGTCTACTACGGCCACAGGAACGCCGAGGGGTCGGTGCACCGCTACTTCGATGAGAACCCGCACGACGGCCGGGGTGATGACCTGACCGGGCAGGGCGTGGTGGACGCCAACGGCTGGACGCAGGTGCTGCTGTCGGCCAACCCCGACACCGTCACCTGAGAAGTCGCGAAGGCCCCGGCCTGCCGGGGCCTTCTGCGTGTACGCCCATGCCGATCAGCGCGGCCGGCGTCAACCAAGACCACCATGCTGCCCGCCCTGTGCGCCGACCGCGGCGCCACGTCCGGCGAGGTGCTCCCGATTCCTTGATCCGTAACCGGAGAAACAAGAAACCCCAGGCCGTTGACCTGGGGTTTCTGCGGTGGACGATACTGGGATTGAACCAGTGACCTCTTCCGTGTCAGGGAAGCGCTCTCCCGCTGAGCTAATCGTCCTTACGAGGTGGCGACGGGATTTGAACCCGTGTGGACGGCTTTGC includes:
- a CDS encoding M23 family metallopeptidase, translated to MSRSAILRGFIATLFAAAFCVVGLASPALAVPNFQLPFPCGQKWQLNSWAHAPALDMVKEPDQHGTEGATLLAAAGGTVDRSFWHDNGGHVVQIDHGGGYFTTYIHLQSRAVSAGDKVERGTVIGKVGRTGAESNDHPHLHFELAYDANGDGDASWGFAGSERIKPIFNGVTYGQANGMEWDNVESRNCGPVSPKGDASVYGVLSNGLLTYTSIDAATGKRTSGAEVSAVSLGFKPKAIATLNHNTLLVTEDGTGGRLYRVDVITVRDTVIFEKPVFLGTGWTHDLLAYDGSSYLFGIADGALRRYKLTADKPALADITGNTLIGNGFTLKTLTATGPSWILGTTSAGALISYKINGAESWQRYQLRDTTWQVFDQLLSPGGGVYYGHRNAEGSVHRYFDENPHDGQGDDLTGQGVVDANGWTQVLLSANPDTVTSS